The following are encoded in a window of Prochlorococcus marinus CUG1417 genomic DNA:
- a CDS encoding Rqc2 family fibronectin-binding protein — translation MDITSIRSVLHYLTENILPTKFETAQQPDTNTVQFCFRGVNSQTWLEFSWNGDSPRILKINKPEKIGRESTLSKQIRYGLKYMALISIEQDNFERVIKFGFAKKPGEEVSKYLIFELMGKHSNIFYLDNKHKIIAVGKQIKSSQSSFRTISTGSIYSGPPANLKKQPKEEESFESWKDSISIVAESLKYCLINTYQGVSPILTKQLEVVSKNIDAEIMEKNIDFISDSDLKEIFKNWKIWINRFRNNNFNFSIFNKDFYCVWFSDKDINYENKIDLCTGLENYYDHHLKQKKLELLGKKIEGIIFKQTNTEKKNLNIQYDLLIKSENYEVYKEKADKIFSSNEIKKRDIIKGQKLYKKSKKLKRSRELIKKRLSIYRTNIERLDEFSTLIENLNSLNHEKLFIRIKLLEEIMEEICNEFNINIKKQREDKNSTSEIQSSPIQVSTPTGLKLQVGRNMRQNDLITFKFSKKGDLWFHAQESPGSHVVLKSSTQAASEQDLQIAADLAALFSKAKRNIKVPINLVKVKDLQKIKKGGPGCVSFKNGEIIWGNPTRGEDYIKKNLKTVI, via the coding sequence ATGGATATTACATCTATTAGATCCGTCTTGCATTATTTGACAGAGAACATCCTACCTACAAAGTTTGAAACTGCCCAACAACCAGACACTAATACAGTTCAATTCTGTTTCAGAGGAGTTAATTCTCAAACATGGTTAGAATTTTCATGGAATGGAGACTCGCCTAGAATACTAAAGATAAATAAACCGGAAAAGATTGGGAGAGAAAGCACACTTTCTAAACAAATAAGATACGGATTAAAGTATATGGCTTTAATTTCGATTGAACAAGATAATTTCGAGAGAGTTATAAAATTTGGTTTTGCAAAAAAACCTGGAGAGGAAGTAAGTAAGTATTTAATTTTTGAGTTAATGGGAAAACATAGTAATATTTTTTATTTAGATAATAAACATAAAATAATTGCAGTTGGGAAACAAATTAAATCTAGTCAATCCAGTTTTAGAACAATTTCAACAGGATCAATTTATTCTGGCCCTCCAGCCAATCTCAAAAAACAACCTAAAGAAGAAGAGTCCTTTGAATCATGGAAAGACTCAATTTCAATCGTAGCTGAATCTTTAAAATACTGTCTAATAAATACTTACCAAGGTGTAAGCCCTATCCTCACAAAACAATTAGAGGTAGTTAGCAAAAATATCGACGCAGAAATAATGGAAAAAAATATCGATTTCATTAGCGATTCAGACTTAAAGGAGATATTTAAAAATTGGAAGATTTGGATAAATCGTTTTAGAAACAATAACTTTAACTTTTCCATATTTAATAAAGATTTTTATTGCGTTTGGTTTTCTGATAAAGATATTAATTACGAAAATAAAATAGATTTATGCACCGGTTTAGAGAACTATTATGACCATCATCTTAAGCAAAAAAAACTTGAATTATTGGGAAAGAAAATTGAAGGGATAATTTTTAAACAGACCAATACTGAGAAAAAGAATTTAAATATTCAATATGATCTTTTGATAAAATCAGAAAACTACGAGGTATATAAAGAAAAAGCTGACAAGATATTCAGTTCAAATGAAATTAAAAAAAGAGATATTATTAAAGGACAAAAACTTTATAAAAAGTCAAAAAAACTTAAGAGATCTAGAGAATTGATAAAAAAAAGATTAAGTATTTACAGAACAAATATAGAAAGATTAGATGAATTCTCTACACTAATAGAAAATCTAAATTCTTTAAATCATGAAAAACTTTTTATAAGAATCAAACTACTAGAAGAAATTATGGAAGAAATATGTAACGAGTTTAATATCAATATCAAAAAGCAAAGAGAAGATAAGAACAGTACATCTGAAATACAATCTTCACCAATTCAAGTAAGTACTCCAACAGGATTGAAGCTTCAGGTAGGGAGAAATATGAGGCAAAATGATTTAATAACCTTTAAGTTTTCAAAAAAAGGCGATCTATGGTTTCATGCGCAGGAATCACCAGGTAGTCATGTAGTTTTAAAGTCTTCAACTCAAGCAGCATCTGAACAAGATCTTCAAATAGCTGCAGATTTAGCTGCCTTATTTAGTAAGGCAAAAAGAAACATTAAAGTTCCAATTAATTTAGTAAAGGTTAAAGATTTGCAGAAAATCAAAAAAGGAGGACCAGGTTGTGTTTCCTTTAAAAATGGAGAAATTATTTGGGGAAATCCTACAAGAGGAGAAGATTACATTAAAAAAAATCTTAAAACAGTAATTTAG
- the gmk gene encoding guanylate kinase — translation MKNQKKLIILTGPSGVGKGTVVKELLGKEKNFWLSISATTREPREGEKDGESYYFLNQEKFKEMIEQNLFLEWAQFAGNYYGTPLSSVNEKIKKGFTVLLEIEVEGARQIKNKFPNSLSIFLLPPDKEELERRIRNRGTEKEEAIKKRLLRANYEISVSNQFDFVLTNHNVDETAKKIIKLIKT, via the coding sequence ATGAAAAATCAAAAAAAACTCATTATCCTTACTGGACCCAGCGGCGTGGGTAAAGGAACAGTTGTTAAAGAACTATTAGGTAAAGAAAAAAATTTTTGGCTTTCAATATCTGCAACTACTAGAGAACCCAGAGAGGGAGAAAAAGACGGAGAAAGTTACTACTTTTTAAATCAAGAAAAGTTTAAAGAGATGATTGAACAAAACTTGTTCCTTGAATGGGCTCAATTCGCTGGGAACTACTATGGAACACCTCTCTCTTCTGTTAATGAGAAAATAAAAAAGGGATTTACTGTGCTACTTGAAATTGAGGTAGAGGGCGCAAGGCAGATAAAAAATAAGTTTCCTAATTCTCTGTCAATATTTTTACTTCCTCCGGATAAAGAAGAGTTAGAGAGAAGGATAAGAAATAGAGGTACAGAAAAAGAAGAGGCAATTAAAAAAAGACTCTTAAGGGCTAATTATGAGATTTCAGTATCAAATCAATTCGATTTTGTGTTAACAAACCACAATGTTGATGAAACAGCTAAAAAAATAATCAAGTTAATAAAAACTTGA
- the psaJ gene encoding photosystem I reaction center subunit IX, with product MFKILNTKFVRSAPVVAAIWLSLTAGIIIEFNRFFPDLLFHPMS from the coding sequence ATGTTCAAAATCCTAAACACAAAATTTGTAAGATCTGCCCCAGTAGTAGCAGCAATTTGGCTAAGCCTTACAGCCGGAATTATTATTGAATTCAATAGGTTTTTCCCAGATTTATTATTTCATCCAATGAGCTGA
- a CDS encoding Photosystem I reaction center subunit III: MKFFFSIITSVFLLLGITPIALAANGPALNADRASTEYTASALTKCSENPKFIERANSATTQKDIARFERYGKASCGDDGLPHLIIGPPLEPWGALLNRGHEGDLLIPGVLFIYIAGIIGWSGREYLIESKKTKNPADLEIIIDLDLARKCLVKGAQWPLLANKQGRNGDLREKDNNITLNGPR, from the coding sequence ATGAAATTCTTTTTTTCAATCATAACCTCAGTTTTTCTGTTACTAGGAATTACTCCAATTGCTCTAGCTGCAAATGGGCCTGCCTTAAACGCAGACAGAGCTAGCACAGAATATACTGCTTCAGCCCTCACAAAATGCTCTGAAAATCCTAAATTCATTGAGAGAGCAAATTCTGCAACTACTCAAAAAGACATCGCAAGATTTGAAAGATACGGAAAAGCATCATGCGGAGATGATGGTCTTCCACATTTAATAATTGGACCTCCTCTTGAGCCATGGGGAGCCCTTTTAAATAGAGGTCATGAAGGCGATTTACTTATTCCCGGAGTATTGTTCATTTACATTGCTGGGATTATAGGCTGGTCTGGAAGAGAGTATTTGATTGAATCAAAAAAGACTAAGAATCCAGCAGATCTTGAGATCATTATTGACTTAGACTTAGCAAGAAAATGTCTTGTAAAAGGAGCGCAATGGCCTCTTCTCGCTAATAAACAAGGTAGAAATGGAGATTTAAGAGAGAAAGATAACAACATTACACTTAATGGTCCTCGCTAA
- the tsaD gene encoding tRNA (adenosine(37)-N6)-threonylcarbamoyltransferase complex transferase subunit TsaD, producing the protein MNKVLAIETSCDETSVSIVSNIGDTFKIHSNIIASQIEDHSKWGGVVPELAARKHLELLPFVLDKALEESKIKIEEVDYIASTVAPGLVGCLRVGSITARSLCMLHSKPFLGIHHLEGHLSSILFSENYPKKSFLTLLVSGGHTELIKVDDRRVMQRLGKSFDDAAGEAFDKVGRLLGLSYPGGPAIEKIAKNGDPMKFNLPKCRISDKKGGFLKYDFSFSGLKTAVLRLVERINLDGKAIPIPDIAASFERVVAEVLVERTIKCAEDHSLDDVVVVGGVAANNTLRKMMISEASKKSIKVHLAPIKLCTDNAAMIGAAALFRIKFKDHLSSLKLGVAGRLSIENAYTLYEENPPF; encoded by the coding sequence ATGAATAAAGTTTTAGCTATTGAAACAAGTTGTGATGAGACATCTGTCTCAATAGTTTCTAATATTGGCGATACTTTCAAAATACATTCAAATATAATCGCATCTCAAATTGAAGATCATTCAAAATGGGGAGGTGTCGTGCCTGAACTCGCAGCTAGAAAGCATTTAGAGTTATTACCTTTTGTTTTAGATAAGGCTTTAGAAGAATCAAAAATCAAAATTGAGGAAGTTGATTATATTGCATCAACTGTAGCTCCTGGATTAGTTGGTTGTTTAAGAGTTGGCTCTATAACTGCAAGATCTCTTTGCATGTTACATTCAAAGCCATTTTTGGGAATTCATCATTTGGAGGGGCATTTATCTTCAATTCTATTTTCAGAAAACTATCCAAAGAAATCTTTTCTTACATTACTTGTCAGCGGCGGACATACTGAATTGATAAAGGTTGATGATAGAAGGGTAATGCAGAGACTTGGGAAAAGTTTTGATGATGCTGCTGGAGAAGCCTTTGATAAGGTTGGAAGACTATTAGGTTTAAGTTATCCTGGAGGACCTGCAATTGAAAAGATTGCTAAAAATGGGGACCCAATGAAATTTAATTTACCAAAATGTAGGATTTCTGATAAAAAAGGTGGATTTCTTAAATATGATTTCTCTTTTAGTGGTCTAAAGACCGCCGTATTAAGATTAGTTGAGAGAATAAATTTGGATGGGAAGGCCATTCCAATTCCTGACATTGCTGCAAGTTTTGAGAGAGTAGTGGCAGAAGTCTTGGTGGAGAGAACAATAAAATGCGCAGAAGACCATAGCTTGGATGATGTTGTTGTCGTTGGAGGAGTGGCTGCTAACAATACATTAAGAAAAATGATGATTAGCGAAGCTAGTAAAAAATCTATTAAAGTTCATTTAGCTCCCATTAAACTTTGTACAGATAATGCGGCAATGATTGGAGCGGCGGCGTTGTTTAGGATCAAATTTAAGGATCATTTGAGTTCCCTTAAATTAGGTGTCGCAGGAAGACTATCTATTGAAAATGCATATACCCTTTATGAAGAAAACCCTCCTTTTTAA
- a CDS encoding high light inducible protein, protein MNKQSKIEIKETKNFVDKKELNLWKRGFTPQAEIWNGRMATVGIGIIFLIIALISQFS, encoded by the coding sequence ATGAACAAACAATCTAAAATCGAGATTAAAGAGACAAAAAACTTTGTTGATAAAAAGGAACTGAATTTGTGGAAAAGAGGTTTTACCCCTCAAGCTGAAATATGGAATGGAAGGATGGCAACTGTTGGTATAGGAATTATTTTTCTAATTATTGCTTTAATAAGCCAATTTTCTTAA
- a CDS encoding cation:proton antiporter, which produces MTPERLGLLWGITVFAGACARLFSSLTGFPSVVILLLSGLLIGRSGLGLVEPLDLGQGLETIVGLLVCLVLFEGGLNLKLPEGNIRNTVLKISLVRLFISLSAGIFIAHWLAGLSWQVAGIYSAIVLATGPTVVSPLVEQIKLASPLSEVLKAEGLLLEPIGAVLALLLLELTLGDLRGINDVFIALMQRLGGGVLIGLSAGWILSEILKKIKNEASFGIELQVTLGFIFLVYGICEYFLPESGLPASVAAGFIVGKREVIDKERLDNLIGELAQLAITVLFPLLAADVSWGELSPLGWGGVVCVFVLMIIVRPISIWIATMGRELNLKEKIFLAWLAPRGIVTAAVASLFSIRLEQAGILGAGRLQGLVFLTILMTVGIQGLSAKPLANKLELEQKNNLN; this is translated from the coding sequence ATGACGCCTGAAAGGCTTGGATTACTTTGGGGAATAACTGTATTCGCGGGTGCTTGTGCTCGATTATTTTCATCTTTAACAGGATTCCCCAGTGTTGTTATTTTATTGCTTTCTGGGTTACTCATAGGAAGATCAGGCTTAGGACTGGTTGAGCCTTTAGATCTTGGACAAGGGCTTGAAACTATTGTAGGGCTTTTAGTCTGTTTGGTTCTTTTTGAAGGGGGACTAAATTTAAAACTGCCTGAGGGGAATATAAGAAATACTGTTTTGAAAATTTCATTGGTAAGACTTTTTATTTCATTATCAGCTGGAATTTTTATCGCGCATTGGCTGGCAGGTCTCTCATGGCAAGTCGCAGGAATATATAGTGCAATAGTTCTAGCTACTGGACCAACAGTTGTCTCTCCACTAGTGGAACAAATAAAATTAGCTTCCCCTCTTTCGGAGGTTTTAAAAGCTGAGGGGTTGTTGCTTGAACCAATTGGTGCAGTTCTTGCATTACTTCTTCTAGAGCTGACTTTAGGTGACCTACGTGGGATTAATGATGTATTTATAGCATTAATGCAAAGATTAGGGGGAGGAGTTTTAATTGGATTAAGCGCAGGATGGATACTTTCAGAAATTTTAAAAAAAATAAAAAATGAAGCCTCATTTGGTATAGAGCTTCAAGTTACCCTTGGATTTATTTTCCTTGTGTATGGAATTTGCGAATATTTTCTTCCAGAATCAGGCTTGCCAGCTTCTGTTGCGGCAGGTTTTATTGTAGGTAAAAGAGAAGTTATTGATAAGGAGAGATTGGATAATCTAATAGGTGAATTAGCTCAATTAGCAATTACAGTTCTTTTCCCTCTTTTGGCCGCTGACGTTTCTTGGGGTGAATTAAGTCCGCTTGGGTGGGGAGGGGTTGTTTGCGTTTTTGTGTTGATGATAATTGTTCGCCCTATTTCTATATGGATAGCAACAATGGGAAGAGAATTAAACTTAAAAGAAAAAATATTTTTAGCCTGGTTAGCCCCAAGAGGTATTGTTACTGCAGCGGTAGCTTCTCTTTTTTCTATCAGATTAGAGCAGGCTGGTATCCTTGGGGCTGGCCGTCTTCAAGGTTTAGTTTTTCTTACTATATTAATGACAGTAGGAATCCAAGGCCTTTCAGCCAAACCTTTGGCTAATAAGCTTGAATTAGAACAAAAAAATAATTTAAATTGA
- the gltX gene encoding glutamate--tRNA ligase: protein MEKRLRLAPSPTGLFHIGTARTALFNWLYARKIGGKFLIRIEDTDFLRSKSKYTKNILEGLNWLGLKWDEEPIKQSERILIHKSYIKNLLKSGDAYRCFTTEDEIYELREEQKKKGLPPKHDNRHRNLSKEEIETFISQGRTSVIRFKIDEKIEIKWVDQIRGEIKWQGKDLGGDLVLSRRAKGYEIGDPLYNLAVVVDDNFMNITHVVRGEDHISNTAKQILIYKALNFNLPTFSHTPLILNSEGKKLSKRDCVTSIDEFRDMGYLPEALSNYMAFLGWSPKSAKSEILSLDEISEIFDLSDINKAGAKFSWEKLNWINSQYIKNMELIKLSEIMRKYWDDHGWVPPSQEWAYKLAALLRDSITLLKDVIDQSKPFFLIPTIQKEGQDFLENEDSKASLKLILNYLNEQNTMKLNKEKAKEIINAISKMHNVKKGILMKSLRVAFFGSLSGPDLIQSWELFSESKTDRSRIERCLKSI from the coding sequence TTGGAAAAACGTTTAAGACTAGCCCCGAGTCCAACGGGTTTATTTCATATCGGAACAGCGCGAACAGCACTATTCAACTGGTTGTATGCACGAAAAATAGGTGGAAAATTTCTTATCAGAATAGAAGATACAGATTTCCTTCGATCTAAATCTAAATATACAAAAAATATATTAGAGGGTTTAAATTGGCTTGGACTTAAATGGGATGAAGAACCTATAAAGCAAAGTGAGCGAATTTTGATTCACAAAAGTTACATCAAAAATCTGTTGAAAAGTGGAGATGCATATAGGTGCTTTACAACAGAAGATGAAATTTATGAGTTAAGAGAAGAACAAAAAAAGAAAGGATTACCTCCAAAGCATGACAATAGACATAGAAATCTTTCAAAAGAAGAAATAGAAACATTCATATCCCAAGGGAGGACTTCAGTAATAAGATTTAAGATTGATGAAAAAATAGAAATTAAATGGGTAGATCAAATAAGAGGCGAAATCAAATGGCAAGGGAAGGATTTGGGTGGTGATTTAGTTTTGTCAAGAAGGGCAAAGGGATATGAGATTGGAGATCCTTTGTACAATCTTGCAGTTGTAGTTGATGATAATTTCATGAATATTACTCATGTTGTAAGGGGTGAAGATCATATCTCGAACACTGCAAAACAAATATTGATTTATAAAGCATTAAATTTTAATTTGCCGACTTTTTCGCATACACCCCTAATACTAAATAGTGAAGGGAAAAAATTATCTAAGAGAGATTGCGTTACTTCTATCGACGAATTTAGAGATATGGGATATTTACCTGAGGCCTTATCGAACTATATGGCCTTCTTAGGTTGGTCTCCAAAATCTGCCAAGAGCGAAATTCTTTCACTTGATGAGATATCTGAAATTTTTGACTTATCAGACATAAATAAAGCTGGAGCAAAATTCAGTTGGGAAAAACTTAACTGGATTAATTCTCAATATATAAAAAATATGGAGTTAATAAAGTTAAGTGAGATCATGAGGAAATACTGGGATGATCATGGCTGGGTGCCGCCATCTCAAGAATGGGCTTATAAATTAGCAGCTTTGCTTAGAGATTCTATTACTCTTTTAAAAGATGTCATTGATCAATCAAAACCATTTTTCTTAATACCTACAATTCAAAAAGAAGGTCAAGATTTTCTGGAAAACGAGGATAGTAAAGCATCTCTAAAACTAATCTTAAATTATTTAAATGAGCAAAATACTATGAAACTAAATAAAGAGAAAGCCAAAGAAATAATAAACGCTATCTCAAAAATGCATAATGTAAAAAAAGGGATATTAATGAAATCATTAAGAGTAGCCTTTTTTGGATCTCTCAGTGGGCCAGATTTAATTCAAAGTTGGGAACTCTTCTCAGAGAGTAAAACCGACAGATCTCGAATTGAAAGATGTCTTAAATCAATTTAA
- the rplS gene encoding 50S ribosomal protein L19 translates to MAKEKQEKELETSIEADASVDVEVEQKVEKMVSETSRTLSASNLIEEFENAQLKKELPEIYVGDTVKVGVKITEGNKERVQPYEGVVIAKRHGGINQTITVRRIFQGIGVERVFMLHSPQVASLKVERRGKVRRAKLFYLRDRVGKATRVKQRFDR, encoded by the coding sequence ATGGCCAAAGAGAAACAAGAGAAGGAATTAGAAACCAGTATTGAAGCTGACGCATCAGTTGATGTAGAAGTTGAACAAAAAGTAGAAAAAATGGTTTCTGAAACTTCGCGAACCTTAAGCGCCTCAAATCTTATTGAGGAATTTGAAAATGCACAATTAAAAAAAGAATTACCTGAAATTTATGTTGGGGACACTGTTAAAGTTGGAGTAAAAATTACAGAAGGTAATAAGGAAAGAGTCCAACCTTATGAAGGTGTTGTCATCGCAAAAAGGCATGGAGGTATTAACCAGACTATTACAGTTAGAAGAATTTTTCAGGGCATTGGTGTTGAAAGAGTATTTATGCTACATAGTCCACAAGTTGCCTCTCTAAAAGTTGAACGTAGAGGTAAAGTAAGAAGAGCTAAGTTATTCTATCTAAGAGATAGAGTAGGAAAAGCTACTCGCGTAAAACAACGCTTTGATCGATAA
- a CDS encoding PepSY domain-containing protein, with protein sequence MKFLSNSRQFHKALAPWVFLPLLISSITGLLYRISKDLLGYPREKVHWLMSLHEGEWLGDNGELIYVILNSLGVLWMLITGFQMFSKTISFTKKVTKGESKG encoded by the coding sequence ATGAAATTTTTATCTAATTCTAGGCAATTTCATAAAGCTTTGGCGCCTTGGGTTTTTCTTCCATTACTAATATCTTCAATTACCGGTCTTCTTTATAGAATTTCAAAGGATTTATTAGGTTACCCTAGAGAAAAAGTTCATTGGTTAATGTCTCTTCATGAGGGCGAGTGGCTTGGAGATAATGGAGAATTAATATATGTAATATTGAATTCCCTTGGAGTTTTATGGATGCTCATAACGGGATTCCAAATGTTTTCAAAAACAATTTCATTTACCAAAAAGGTTACTAAAGGCGAGTCAAAAGGTTAA
- the map gene encoding type I methionyl aminopeptidase, with product MKHFADLLLNKNNSKTNDQVPFIQRRRGIEIKSAREINLMKKSSRIVATVLREIKDLIKPGMSTQELDDFAEKRIRSFGAVPSFKGYHGFPSSICSSINNEVVHGIPSKNKIIKNGDLVKIDTGAYLNGFHGDSCISICVGEVSSKAQNLSDVAFKALYAGLSKIKAGNTLLDVAGEIEDVVIKNGFSVVEDYTGHGVGRNLHEEPSVFNFRTKELPNVVLREGMTLAVEPIVNEGTKFCKTLNDKWTVITKDGKLSAQWEHTIVVLKDGIEILTDRDF from the coding sequence ATGAAACATTTCGCAGATCTTTTATTAAATAAAAATAATTCCAAAACTAATGATCAAGTACCTTTTATTCAGAGGAGAAGAGGGATTGAAATAAAGTCTGCGCGTGAAATAAATTTGATGAAAAAATCAAGCAGGATAGTCGCAACAGTTCTTAGGGAGATAAAAGATTTAATCAAACCTGGAATGAGTACTCAAGAATTAGATGATTTCGCAGAAAAGAGGATAAGAAGTTTTGGAGCTGTGCCAAGTTTTAAAGGCTACCATGGTTTCCCTTCTAGTATTTGTTCAAGTATTAATAATGAGGTTGTTCATGGAATTCCAAGTAAAAATAAAATAATTAAAAATGGTGATCTAGTAAAAATTGATACTGGGGCCTATTTAAATGGCTTCCACGGCGATAGTTGTATATCAATTTGTGTAGGAGAAGTTAGTTCAAAGGCTCAAAATCTTAGCGATGTAGCATTTAAAGCCTTGTATGCGGGGCTTTCGAAAATTAAGGCAGGGAATACACTTCTTGATGTGGCTGGGGAAATTGAAGATGTCGTTATAAAAAATGGGTTTAGCGTTGTTGAAGATTACACAGGCCATGGAGTGGGAAGAAATCTTCACGAAGAACCCTCAGTATTTAATTTTCGGACTAAAGAATTGCCTAACGTAGTCTTGCGAGAAGGAATGACATTAGCTGTGGAACCAATTGTTAACGAGGGGACTAAATTTTGTAAAACATTAAATGATAAATGGACTGTAATAACTAAAGATGGAAAATTATCAGCCCAATGGGAGCATACAATAGTTGTTCTAAAAGATGGTATTGAAATTTTGACAGATAGAGATTTCTAG
- a CDS encoding SDR family oxidoreductase: protein MINSTKNEKTIGITGASGALGKELTKLFRQKGYKVIGFTHSKTNYKINLESPNEWIKWECGKESSLKKQLEKIDILILNHGIYDLSRENSNYENSIEINALSKFKFLNLFEDIALTNDSLIRKEIWINTSEAEILPALNPSYEISKSLIGKLVSFKKNLLGKNTKKKLIIKKIILGPFKSELNPIGIMSPKFVSKKIIELANSKNYLIIISPNPLTYLLFPLKEFFNFLYCQIIFRYKS from the coding sequence ATGATAAATTCAACAAAAAACGAAAAGACTATAGGTATAACTGGAGCCTCAGGTGCGTTAGGAAAAGAATTAACAAAGTTGTTTCGTCAAAAAGGATATAAAGTGATTGGATTTACTCATAGTAAAACTAATTATAAAATAAATCTTGAATCTCCAAATGAATGGATTAAATGGGAGTGTGGGAAGGAGTCTTCATTAAAAAAACAATTAGAAAAAATAGACATTTTAATTTTGAATCATGGTATCTATGATTTGAGTAGAGAAAATTCCAATTATGAAAACTCAATAGAAATAAATGCATTAAGCAAATTCAAATTTTTAAATTTGTTTGAAGATATTGCTCTAACCAATGATTCACTTATAAGAAAAGAGATTTGGATAAACACATCAGAGGCAGAAATATTGCCAGCCCTAAATCCTTCATATGAGATTAGTAAATCCCTTATTGGTAAATTAGTTTCTTTCAAAAAAAATCTTCTGGGAAAAAATACAAAGAAAAAATTAATAATTAAAAAAATAATCTTAGGTCCCTTTAAATCGGAACTAAATCCTATCGGAATTATGAGTCCAAAATTTGTGTCTAAGAAAATTATTGAATTAGCTAATTCAAAAAATTATTTAATAATAATTAGTCCAAACCCTTTAACTTATCTGCTTTTCCCTCTGAAAGAATTTTTTAACTTTTTGTATTGCCAAATTATCTTTAGATACAAATCTTAG
- a CDS encoding phosphotransacetylase family protein, which produces MSDILLIGSCEPFSGKSAMVLGIAKKLLQKKKKVRIGKPLATCIELTNLPSMSYEGLIDDDVKFIGSTLNIEEENLISSVGLLDNISAEKRIFNKDLLPGKGFDQIEGLVNDDFEGLNILEAAGSLHEGMIYGLSLPQLAKDLDANVLIVNLWEDCKSVDALLDAKKQLGEKLAGVVLNGVLPQEVEKVKNEIIPSLKNLDIEVFGVMPKSPLLRSVTVGELVRRLDAQVICCPEKDQLLVETLSIGAMGVNSAMEFFRRRRNMAVVTGADRTDIQLAALEASTQCLILTGLGDPLSQLIHRAEELEVPILKVELDTLSSVEIIEQAFGHVRIHESIKASYAIQLVQEHVNLKRILEKIDFPCNFSDKC; this is translated from the coding sequence ATGAGCGATATATTATTAATTGGTTCATGTGAGCCATTTAGTGGTAAGTCTGCAATGGTTCTTGGGATAGCGAAAAAACTTTTACAAAAGAAAAAAAAAGTAAGAATAGGAAAACCGCTAGCAACATGTATTGAACTTACAAATCTTCCTTCAATGTCTTATGAAGGATTAATAGATGATGATGTTAAGTTTATTGGATCTACATTAAATATCGAAGAGGAGAATTTAATTTCTTCAGTAGGATTGTTGGATAATATATCAGCTGAAAAAAGAATCTTCAATAAAGACTTACTCCCAGGCAAAGGTTTTGATCAGATTGAAGGATTGGTTAATGATGATTTTGAAGGTCTAAATATTTTAGAGGCAGCTGGAAGTCTTCATGAAGGTATGATTTATGGATTAAGTCTCCCACAATTAGCAAAGGATTTAGATGCGAATGTTTTAATTGTGAATTTATGGGAAGATTGTAAAAGTGTGGATGCATTACTTGATGCGAAAAAACAATTAGGTGAGAAACTGGCTGGAGTTGTATTGAACGGAGTTTTGCCGCAAGAAGTAGAAAAAGTGAAAAATGAAATAATACCTTCCCTTAAAAATCTTGATATTGAAGTGTTTGGGGTGATGCCTAAATCACCACTTCTTCGAAGTGTCACCGTCGGTGAGCTTGTAAGAAGACTAGATGCCCAAGTAATTTGTTGCCCCGAAAAAGATCAATTACTTGTCGAAACATTAAGTATTGGTGCGATGGGAGTGAATTCTGCAATGGAATTTTTCAGAAGAAGACGAAATATGGCTGTAGTTACTGGAGCTGATAGAACTGATATACAACTTGCTGCTTTGGAGGCTTCGACTCAATGCCTAATTTTAACTGGTTTAGGAGACCCTTTGTCACAATTGATTCATAGAGCAGAGGAATTGGAGGTGCCAATTTTAAAGGTTGAATTAGATACTCTTTCTTCAGTAGAAATTATTGAACAAGCTTTTGGTCATGTCAGGATACATGAATCTATAAAGGCTTCTTATGCTATTCAATTAGTTCAAGAGCATGTAAATCTAAAAAGAATTCTCGAAAAGATAGATTTTCCCTGCAATTTTTCAGATAAATGCTAA